The following is a genomic window from Lysinibacillus sp. G4S2.
GACTAACTCAAGGACTGAAGTATGCAAAAGATAAAGGAGAAAGATTAGCAGTTCTATACTTGGATTTAGACCGTTTTAAGTTAGTAAATGATTCGCTAGGACATAGCTATGGAGATCTATTACTCCAAGATGTTGCCAAACGTTTAAGTGCATGCGTTCCTGAAGGTGCAACCGTATCGCGGCAAGGCGGCGATGAATTTACAATCTATTTACCTAATATTAAATGTGAAAATGACATTTTGAAGGTTATTAATTGTATAGATGCTTCTTTCTCTAAACCTTTCAACCTAACAGACCATGAAATATACATTAAAACAAGTATTGGTATAAGTCTGTTTCCTGATAACGGTGATACTACAGATACGTTAATCAAAAATGCAGACACAGCTATGTACAAATCGAAAGAAACACCAGGTACTAGCTACCATTTCTTTAGCGAAGGGATGGATACAAGAACTTTTGAAAGTATTAAACTTGAAAATGATTTATATAAGGCTTTAGAGCGAGATGAACTTATTATCTTCTATCAGCCACAAATAAACTATAAAACAAACAGAATTAAGGGCGTTGAAGCTTTACTAAGGTGGAATCATCGAGAACACGGAATAATATCACCAGATAAGTTTATTCCAATTGCTGAAGAAACAGGTTTAATCGTTCCTATAGGTGAGTGGGTTCTTAAAGAAGCTTGCAAACAATTAAAAAAGTGGCATAACCAAGGATACCCTTTAATTAGTATGTCCGTAAATTTATCCGTCCACCAGTTCGAACAGAATAATTTATTTTCTATTGTAGAAAATGTCCTAAAAGAAACAGATCTGTCACCTGAGTATTTACAACTAGAGCTTACAGAAAATTTAATTGTTAAAAATACAGAGCTAACATTAAAAACAATGATACAATTAAAGGGACTTGGGGTAAATTTAGCCATTGATGATTTTGGTACAGGATATTCATCTTTAGGTTATTTAAAAAATTTGCCGATTTCCACATTAAAAATTGATAAATCCTTTGTACAAGAAATGTTAACGGATGATGCAGCAGCCATTACAAAAACGATTATTACTCTCGCTCAAAATTTAAAACTTGAGGTTATTGCTGAAGGGGTTGAAACAAAAGAGCAGGCTGATTTTTTATTGGAACAAAATTGTCATTTAATGCAAGGATATTTTTTTAGTAAGCCTATGAAGGCTGAAGATATTATGAAAAAATATTTTTATTAGCGATCTATTTTAGAAAATTAAAGGAGATTTATGATGAAAGCAGCTCGTACGGTCTTAGAATATTTAAAAAGTAACGGTGTTCGATATATTTTTGGTATTCCAGCAGGTTCAGTCAATGCATTTTTTGATGAACTCAATGATATGAATGAAATAACACCGATTGTAACAAAACATGAAGGAGCCGCGTCATACATGGCCGCAGCTTACGCAAAATACACAAACCAAATGAGTGTATGTATTGGTTGTAGTGGACCTGGTGGAACAAACTTAGTAACAGGTGCTGCAAATGCCATGCGGGAGCATTTACCGGTTTTGTTTTTAACCGGTGCTGTTCCAGTTAACACAGTCGGTTTAAACGCTTCTCAAGAGTTGGATGCCCAACCGATTTTTCAACCAGTCACTAAATATAGTGTAACCGTTAAAGAATCAAAGGATTTACTAAAAGAAGTAGTAAAAGCCTCTGAAATCGCTATATCCGGAGTGCCTGGTCCAGTACATATTGCTATACCAATTGATGTTCAACACGAAATAGTTCAAAACATAGAAATACCAGCCCCACCAAAAAGAACAGCAATAGTCCCTAATATAGATACCATTAAAAATGTAGCTGAAGAGCTATTAAAAAGAAAAAATGGTTACATTTTGGTAGGACAAGGGGTAAGGAATTCAGTTGAGCAATTACTAGAGTTAGCAGAAATACTAAATTGGCCGATTCTAACAACACCGCAAGCAAAAGGATACATTCCAGAAAATCATCCTCTTCTAGTTGGCGTTTTCGGTTTTGCTGGCCATGAGGCTGCCTCAGAATTGATAGCTGAAGGCGATGGACAAGTATTATTAATCGTGGGTTCAAGTTTAGGAGAAACAGCAACAAATAACTACAACTTAAATCTTACGAAAAATCGTTTTTCTATACAAATGGACTACGATCAATCGGTGTTCAATCGAAAATATGAAATTGATATACCTGTGTTAGGTGATATAAATTTAAGTTTACAATTACTTACAGAAGAGTTAAGAACTAAAGGGCTTACAACAAAAGAGACTGCACTTGAGGGTAAAGAAAATAAAGAGCCTCTTGGAGATATGGAAGAATATAATACAAAAAACGTTCTATTAAGTATTCAAAAATATTTACCATCCTCCACTAGATATACAATTGACATTGGTGAATTTATGTCCTATGTCATTCATCACATGAAGGTTTTAGATAATGATACCTATGATATTAATGTCCATTTTGGCGCAATGGGAAGTGGAATTGGGTCTGCGATTGGCTCAAAGTTAGCTGAACCTGAACGCCCTGTTGTGTGTATTACAGGTGATGGTTGCTTTTTCATGCATGGAATGGAAATATTGACAGCAAAAGAAAATAATCTACCAATTTTATTTATTGTTATGAATAACGCTCGTTTAGGAATGGTATACCATGGACATGCTCTACAGTTCCATCGTACTCACCCAACTTTTGAGCAAAATCCAATTAATATTAGTGCTTTGGCTTCAGCTATGAATATACCCAATTTCCAAGTAACGGAACTACAAGATATTAACCAAGATACGATTAATAACTTATTGAATTTAAATGGGCCAGCAGTCTTGGAAGTAGTTTTAACGGATAATAATACACCTCCTATGGGAGACCGAGTTAAATTTTTGTCTTCCTTTGGAAAGTAAGAACTTATGAAAAGTCATATAGATCGGGAATCATACTCCCTCTATATGACTTTTTTTTCTTACAGAGATTTTTTACGAAACTGTACACATCCCTGTTATGAATATGGATAATTATATTTTCTATTATAAATCTGAGAATGAATGTTGAATAACTCCAAGAATAGCGCCCATTGTTTTTCCTTTGAAGGCATCTGGAACAGCTTCACCTGTGGGGTTTGAGAAATAGTAACTATCCATTTTCTCATCGAAGTAATACCCTAAACTCGTCAGTGCATGTTGTAAGTCAGTTGGTAATTCTACTAATCCAGTTTGTTCAGTGAAATAATTTGTAGAAAAGACCTTCACATCAACATCTCTT
Proteins encoded in this region:
- a CDS encoding thiamine pyrophosphate-binding protein; translated protein: MKAARTVLEYLKSNGVRYIFGIPAGSVNAFFDELNDMNEITPIVTKHEGAASYMAAAYAKYTNQMSVCIGCSGPGGTNLVTGAANAMREHLPVLFLTGAVPVNTVGLNASQELDAQPIFQPVTKYSVTVKESKDLLKEVVKASEIAISGVPGPVHIAIPIDVQHEIVQNIEIPAPPKRTAIVPNIDTIKNVAEELLKRKNGYILVGQGVRNSVEQLLELAEILNWPILTTPQAKGYIPENHPLLVGVFGFAGHEAASELIAEGDGQVLLIVGSSLGETATNNYNLNLTKNRFSIQMDYDQSVFNRKYEIDIPVLGDINLSLQLLTEELRTKGLTTKETALEGKENKEPLGDMEEYNTKNVLLSIQKYLPSSTRYTIDIGEFMSYVIHHMKVLDNDTYDINVHFGAMGSGIGSAIGSKLAEPERPVVCITGDGCFFMHGMEILTAKENNLPILFIVMNNARLGMVYHGHALQFHRTHPTFEQNPINISALASAMNIPNFQVTELQDINQDTINNLLNLNGPAVLEVVLTDNNTPPMGDRVKFLSSFGK